One stretch of Podospora bellae-mahoneyi strain CBS 112042 chromosome 2, whole genome shotgun sequence DNA includes these proteins:
- a CDS encoding hypothetical protein (EggNog:ENOG503P0B7; COG:A): MSWDHGNDNWGNPTPASGGDDWGKGSASNNNGGNGFGDDGFRGAATSGNGGFGDTAPFGGDGEHRGETGHNKADCPNPRKPFGACRRCGDEGHYSKDCPTAGPMTCNACGSTEHLRKECPDAGPMLCKNCGKEGHTISACENARKVDRSEIPDKTTEEAWELIKTAVAERDIDDLKAAVQIYVKSQPDCTYQQLESAFRGHDLGVWLIALERPTISTLTNMDLQGNLGKKYTVSYRFSPNPARPREREGWPETEEERMERLADAGELVAGGLPKCRNCDQLGHISKHCKEDKRENERIQVKCYNCDEVGHRVRDCPTPRVDKFACKNCGQPGHPVAECPEPRSAQGVECRKCNGTGHFSKDCPSAGPRGCRNCGQEGHMSKECTEPKNMDNVQCRNCDEMGHFSKECPKPRDWSRVECQNCHQKGHTKVRCPNPLVLDEDSGGFGGGDGGFGGGDGGFGGGDGGFDNAALSADDGGW, encoded by the exons ATGTCTTGGGACCACGGGAACGATAACTGGGGCAACCCCACTCCCGCCAGCGGCGGTGACGATTGGGGCAAAGGTTCTGCTTCCAACAACAATGGCGGCAATGGCTTTGGCGATGACGGCTTCCGCGGTGCTGCCACCTCTGGCAACGGCGGTTTTGGCGATACTGCCCCCTttggcggcgacggcgagcACCGCGGCGAGACCGG TCACAACAAGGCTGATTGCCCCAACCCGCGCAAGCCTTTTGGTGCTTGCCGCCGCTGCGGTGACGAAGGTCACTACAGCAAGGATTGTCCCACTGCTGGTCCCATGACCTGCAACGCGTGCGGTTCAACGGAACACCTTCGCAAGGAGTGTCCCGATGCCGGGCCAATGCTTTGCAAGAACTGTGGCAAAGAGG GCCACACCATCTCTGCTTGCGAGAATGCTCGCAAGGTGGACCGCAGCGAAATTCCCGACAAGACAACTGAGGAAGCTTGGGAGTTGATCAAGACTGCTGTCGCCGAGCGCGACATTGACGACCTTAAGGCTGCAGTTCAGATTTACGTGAAGTCACAGCCTGACTGCACTTATCAGCAGCTCGAGTCGGCCTTCCGTGGTCATGACCTCGGGGTTTGGCTCATCGCCCTCGAGAGACCCACCATCTCTACCCTGACCAATATGGATCTGCAGGGAAATCTTGGGAAGAAATACACGGTGTCGTACCGtttctcccccaaccccgctCGCCCCCGCGAGCGTGAGGGTTGGCCCGAGACTGAAGAGGAGCGCATGGAGCGCCTGGCTGACGCTGGCGAGCTCGTTGCTGGTGGTTTGCCCAAGTGTCGCAACTGCGACCAGCTTGGTCATATCTCTAAACACTGCAAGGAGGACAAGCGTGAAAACGAGCGAATCCAGGTCAAGTGCTACAACTGTGACGAGGTCGGCCATCGTGTCCGCGACT GCCCGACTCCTCGCGTGGACAAGTTCGCCTGCAAGAACTGTGGACAGCCTGGCCATCCCGTGGCTGAATGCCCCGAGCCTCGCTCCGCCCAGGGTGTCGAATGCCGCAAGTGCAACGGGA CTGGCCACTTTTCGAAGGACTGCCCGTCAGCTGGTCCTCGTGGCTGCCGGAATTGTGGCCAAGAGGGCCACATGTCCAAGGAATGCACAGAACCCAAGAACATGGATAATGTGCAGTGCCGCAACTGCGATGAGATGGGTCACTTCTCAAAGGAGTGCCCCAAGCCTCGTGACT GGTCTCGTGTCGAGTGCCAAAACTGCCACCAGAAGGGTCACACCAAGGTTCGCTGTCCGAACCCCTTGGTCTTGGATGAGGACAGCGgcggttttggtggtggtgacggtggttttggcggtggtgatggtggctttGGCGGAGGCGATGGCGGCTTCGACAACGCTGCCCTTTCTGCCGATGACGGCGGCTGGTAA
- the SCJ1 gene encoding DnaJ-related protein scj1 (EggNog:ENOG503NU15; COG:O) yields MRFGKGLLLGLLAFAQVVMGEDYYKVLGVGKDATEKQIKSAYRQLSKKYHPDKNPGDDTAHEKFVLVSEAYEALSDQESRSMYDQIGYDAYKQRKQNGGQGGGHDPFDLFSRFFGGSGHFGNRPGERRGPNLELKVGIALRDFYNGKTTEFQWDKQQICDECEGTGAADKVVHKCHACNGQGVRLVRHQIAPGMVTQVQMQCDHCGGRGKSIKHKCKACGGERVVRKPTPVSVTIERGMANGVRIAYENEADESPDWVAGDLLVTLVEKEPSLEEDNPDHVDGVFFRRKGNDLYWKEVLSVREAWMGDWTRNLTHLDGHIVRLGRKRGEIIQPGHVETVPGEGMPIWDEDGDSVYHKTQFGNLYVEYTVILPDQMESGMEKELWALFQKYRQKNGVDLHKDSGRPEKVVLHEDREQEREHEEL; encoded by the exons ATGAGGTTCGGCAAGGGGCTCCTTTTGGGGCTGCTTGCCTTTGCGCAAGTTGTCATGGGCGAGGATTACTACAAG GTCCTCGGTGTCGGCAAGGACGCAACGGAGAAGCAGATCAAGTCTGCCTACAGGCAACTAAGCAAGAAATACCACCCAGACAAGAACCC GGGTGACGACACGGCCCACGAGAAGTTCGTCCTCGTCTCCGAAGCCTACGAGGCGCTCTCCGACCAAGAGTCACGCTCCATGTACGACCAGATCGGCTACGACGCCTACAAGCAGCGCAAGCAAAACGGCGGGCAGGGCGGCGGTCACGACCCCTTCGACCTCTTCTCCCGCTTCTTCGGCGGCAGCGGCCACTTTGGCAACCGACCTGGGGAGCGCCGCGGCCCCAACCTCGAGCTCAAGGTCGGCATCGCCCTGCGAGACTTTTACAATGGGAAAACGACAGAGTTCCAGTGGGACAAGCAGCAAATCTGCGACGAGTGCGAGGGGACCGGTGCGGCGGATAAGGTGGTGCATAAATGTCATGCCTGCAACGGGCAGGGTGTCAGATTGGTGAGGCACCAGATCGCGCCCGGGATGGTCACCCAGGTGCAGATGCAGTGCGATCACTGCGGTGGGAGGGGCAAGTCCATCAAGCACAAGTGCAAGGCTTGCGGTGGCGAGCGGGTTGTTCGCAAGCCTACTCCTGTGTCGGTTACTATTGAACGGGGCATGGCTAATGGGGTGCGGATCGCGTATGAGAACGAGGCCGACGAGAGCCCGGACTGGGTGGCTGGTGATTTGCTGGTTACTCTTGTTGAGAAGGAGCCCAGTCTGGAGGAGGACAACCCGGACCATGTAGATGGTGTGTTCTTTAGGCGCAAGGGCAATGATCTCTACTGGAAGGAGGTGCTGTCTGTCCGGGAGGCCTGGATGGGCGACTGGACTAGAAATCTCACACACCTGGACGGGCATATCGTACGGTTAGGGCGCAAGAGAGGGGAGATCATTCAGCCCGGCCACGTCGAGACGGTGCCAGGGGAGGGTATGCCCATCTGGGACGAGGACGGGGACAGCGTCTACCACAAGACCCAGTTTGGCAACCTCTACGTCGAGTACACGGTTATCTTGCCAGACCAGATGGAGAGCgggatggagaaggagctgtgGGCGCTGTTCCAAAAGTACAGGCAAAAGAACGGGGTGGATCTGCACAAGGATAGCGGCAGGCCAGAAAAGGTTGTTTTGCATGAGGACagggagcaggagcgggAGCATGAGGAGTTATGA
- a CDS encoding hypothetical protein (EggNog:ENOG503P33C; COG:Q), which yields MPVMKQEYSLWDILASLLFPQKFILLSLTFLPRTILSQPSLLLPWNLPLLKSLWFTRFWSFVGPQVRENSSALVIPLLSGHISRGITHPSPIHPPLSGTVLEIGPGSGMWLPTLSQIPSITQIYGVEPNEGNAASLRQTVKTAGLEGRYNVIPVGIEDLEAVAHIEKESVDSVMTVMCLCSIPEPQKNIKMLYEYLKPDGKWYVYEHVKTFDGELPGQGKPWEPKQPKWLGWYQSFMNIFWPHFVGGCEMCRDTSKYLLQDAGPWQEVDLAQPANSPWFQTMPHIIGVLTK from the exons atgcccGTCATGAAGCAAGAATACTCCCTCTGGgacatcctcgcctccctcctcttcccccaaaagttcatcctcctttccctcaccttcctcccccgaaccatcctctcccaaccttccctcctcctcccttggaaccttcccctcctcaaatccctcTGGTTCACCCGCTTCTGGTCCTTCGTCGGCCCCCAAGTCAGAGAaaactcctccgccctcgtcATCCCCCTTTTATCAGGGCACATCTCCAGGGGcatcacccacccatccccaaTCCATCCCCCCCTATCCGGCACAGTCCTCGAGATAGGCCCCGGTTCGGGAATGTGGCTCCCCACCCTTTCGCAaatcccctccatcacccagATCTACGGCGTCGAGCCGAACGAGGGAAACGCCGCTTCCCTGCGCCAAACGGTCAAAACTGCCGGGTTGGAAGGGAGATACAATGTCATCCCCGTCGGGATCGAGGACCTCGAGGCGGTGGCGCATATCGAAAAGGAGAGCGTGGACAGCGTCATGACCGTCATGTGCCTCTGCTCGATCCCCGAGCCGCAAAAGAACATCAAGATGTTGTACGAGTACCTCAAGCCAGACGGGAAGTGGTACGTGTACGAGCACGTCAAGACTTTTGACGGGGAGCTGCCGGGGCAAGGGAAGCCCTGGGAACCCAAGCAGCCAAAGTGGCTGGGGTGGTATCAGT CCTTTATGAACATTTTCTGGCCTCACTTCGTGGGCGGCTGTGAGATGTGCAGAGATACATCCAAGTACCTCCTCCAAGACGCGGGCCCGTGGCAAGAAGTCGATCTGGCCCAACCGGCCAACTCGCCTTGGTTCCAGACCATGCCACACATCATTGGTGTCTTGACAAAGTAG